The Actinomyces sp. oral taxon 414 genome has a segment encoding these proteins:
- the carB gene encoding carbamoyl-phosphate synthase large subunit gives MPLRPDIRSVLVIGSGPIVIGQACEFDYSGTQACRVLRGEGIRVILVNSNPATIMTDPDMADATYVEPITAEVLTAIIAAERPDALLPTLGGQTALNAAMSLVESGVLERYGVELIGASAEAITAGEDRDEFKAVVERCGAEVARSVIAHTMDQCREGVEALGGYPVVVRPSFTMGGLGSGIARDDADLERICGAGLAASRTTEVLLEESILGWKEYELELMRDKADNVVVVCSIENVDPVGVHTGDSITVAPALTLTDREMQRLRDIGIAVIREVGVDTGGCNIQFAVDPATGRIIVIEMNPRVSRSSALASKATGFPIAKIAARLAVGYTLDEIPNDITGSTPASFEPTLDYVVVKVPRFAFEKFRGADPVLTTTMKSVGEAMAIGRSFTEALQKAMRSIDKRGAVFHWDGPAPDAVATAALIERAAVPAEHRLLDVQQAIRGGAGVEELFEATRIDPWFLDQMVLLQEVAEEVAGAPALTRDVLALAKRHGFSDVQVAALRGIGEDTVREVRHAFGLRPVYKTVDTCAAEFAARTPYHYSSYDLESEVAPRQREAVIILGSGPNRIGQGIEFDYSCVHAAMALAGRYETVMVNCNPETVSTDYDVSDRLYFEPLTFEDVMEVYEAELAAGPVAGMIVQLGGQTPLSLAARLRAAGVPILGTSPEAIDAAEDRQAFGVVLERAGLPAPAHGTALSDEQALDVAGRIGFPVLVRPSYVLGGRGMEIVYDREGLVDYLARAGAESGGAYANGPLLIDRFLDDAIEIDVDALYDGTELFLGGVMEHIEEAGIHSGDSACVLPPMSLSDAEIARIRRSTRAIADGVGVRGLINIQFALMSDTLYVIEANPRASRTVPFVSKATGVQLAKAAALLMAGETIASLRRAGRLPESDAAASDPFDPIAVKEAVLPFRRFRTPEGRAVDTVLGPEMRSTGEVMGYDVDFPRAFAKSQAGAYGGLPGEGTLFVSVADRDKRAIVLPVARLAELGFTILATTGTAQVLRRNGIPATAVRKVSEGVSERGEMTIVGLIESGAIDMVVNTPKGQGARADGYSIRAATTSADKPIITTVQELQAAVQALEAQLRGPFRVRSLQQHDADRAARRAERGVRA, from the coding sequence ATGCCGCTTCGTCCCGACATCCGCTCCGTCCTGGTCATCGGGTCCGGGCCCATTGTCATCGGGCAGGCCTGCGAATTCGACTACTCCGGCACCCAGGCCTGCCGCGTGCTGCGGGGGGAGGGGATCCGCGTCATCCTGGTCAACTCCAACCCGGCGACCATTATGACCGACCCGGACATGGCCGACGCCACCTACGTCGAGCCCATTACCGCCGAGGTGCTCACCGCCATTATCGCCGCGGAGCGCCCCGACGCCCTGCTGCCCACCCTGGGCGGGCAGACCGCCCTCAACGCCGCCATGAGCCTGGTGGAGTCCGGCGTCCTGGAGCGCTACGGCGTCGAACTCATCGGCGCGTCCGCCGAGGCCATTACCGCCGGGGAGGACCGCGACGAGTTCAAGGCCGTCGTCGAGCGCTGCGGGGCCGAGGTGGCCCGGTCCGTCATTGCCCACACCATGGACCAGTGCCGCGAGGGCGTCGAGGCCCTGGGCGGCTACCCCGTGGTGGTGCGCCCCTCCTTCACCATGGGCGGGTTGGGCAGCGGCATCGCCCGCGACGACGCCGACCTGGAGCGCATCTGCGGGGCCGGCCTGGCCGCCTCGCGCACCACCGAGGTACTCCTGGAGGAGTCCATCCTGGGCTGGAAGGAGTACGAGCTCGAGCTCATGCGCGACAAGGCGGACAACGTCGTGGTGGTGTGCTCCATCGAGAACGTCGATCCCGTGGGCGTGCACACCGGCGACTCCATTACGGTGGCCCCGGCTCTGACCCTGACCGACCGGGAGATGCAGCGCCTGCGCGACATCGGCATCGCCGTCATCCGCGAGGTGGGGGTGGACACCGGCGGGTGCAATATCCAGTTCGCCGTCGACCCCGCCACCGGGCGCATTATCGTCATTGAGATGAACCCGCGGGTCTCGCGCTCCTCGGCCCTGGCGTCCAAGGCCACCGGCTTCCCCATTGCCAAGATCGCCGCCCGCCTGGCCGTGGGCTACACCCTCGACGAGATCCCCAACGACATCACCGGCTCCACCCCCGCCTCCTTCGAGCCGACCCTGGACTACGTGGTGGTCAAGGTGCCGCGCTTCGCCTTCGAGAAGTTCCGCGGCGCCGACCCGGTGCTGACCACCACCATGAAGTCGGTGGGCGAGGCCATGGCCATCGGCCGGTCCTTCACCGAGGCCCTCCAGAAGGCCATGCGCTCGATCGACAAGCGGGGCGCGGTCTTCCACTGGGACGGGCCGGCGCCCGACGCCGTGGCCACCGCCGCCCTGATCGAGCGCGCGGCGGTGCCCGCCGAGCACCGGCTGCTGGACGTCCAGCAGGCCATCCGCGGGGGCGCGGGCGTGGAGGAGCTGTTCGAGGCCACCCGCATCGACCCCTGGTTCCTGGACCAGATGGTGCTGCTCCAGGAGGTCGCCGAGGAGGTGGCCGGCGCCCCGGCCCTGACCCGCGACGTGCTGGCGCTGGCCAAGCGCCACGGCTTCTCCGACGTCCAGGTCGCCGCCCTGCGGGGCATCGGGGAGGACACGGTGCGCGAGGTCCGCCACGCCTTCGGCCTGCGGCCGGTCTACAAGACCGTGGACACCTGCGCCGCCGAGTTCGCCGCCCGCACCCCCTACCACTACTCCTCCTACGACCTGGAGAGCGAGGTGGCGCCGCGCCAGCGCGAGGCCGTCATTATCCTGGGGAGCGGCCCCAACCGCATCGGCCAGGGCATCGAGTTCGACTACTCGTGCGTGCACGCCGCCATGGCGCTGGCCGGGCGCTACGAGACCGTCATGGTCAACTGCAACCCCGAGACCGTGTCCACCGACTACGACGTGTCCGACCGGCTCTACTTCGAGCCGCTGACCTTCGAGGACGTCATGGAGGTCTACGAGGCCGAGCTGGCCGCCGGGCCGGTGGCGGGCATGATCGTCCAGCTGGGCGGGCAGACGCCCCTGTCGCTGGCGGCCCGCCTCAGGGCCGCGGGCGTGCCGATCCTGGGCACCAGCCCCGAGGCCATCGACGCCGCCGAGGACCGGCAGGCCTTCGGCGTCGTGCTGGAGCGGGCGGGCCTGCCCGCACCCGCCCACGGCACGGCCCTGAGCGACGAGCAGGCCCTGGACGTGGCCGGGCGGATCGGCTTCCCGGTGCTGGTGCGCCCCAGCTACGTGCTGGGCGGGCGGGGCATGGAGATCGTCTACGACCGCGAGGGCCTGGTCGACTACCTGGCGCGCGCCGGGGCGGAGAGCGGGGGCGCCTACGCCAACGGCCCCCTGCTCATCGACCGGTTCCTCGACGACGCCATTGAGATCGACGTCGACGCCCTGTACGACGGGACCGAGCTGTTCCTGGGCGGGGTCATGGAGCACATCGAGGAGGCCGGCATCCACTCCGGCGACTCCGCCTGCGTGCTGCCGCCCATGAGCCTGTCGGACGCGGAGATCGCCCGCATCCGCCGCTCCACGCGGGCCATCGCCGACGGCGTGGGCGTGCGAGGCCTGATCAACATCCAGTTCGCCCTCATGAGCGACACCCTCTACGTCATCGAGGCCAACCCGAGGGCCAGCCGCACCGTGCCCTTCGTGTCCAAGGCCACGGGCGTGCAGCTGGCCAAGGCCGCCGCCCTGCTCATGGCGGGGGAGACGATCGCCTCCCTGCGGCGGGCCGGGCGCCTGCCGGAGTCGGACGCGGCCGCCTCCGACCCCTTCGACCCGATCGCCGTCAAGGAGGCGGTCCTGCCCTTCCGGCGCTTCCGCACCCCCGAGGGGCGGGCCGTGGACACCGTCCTGGGCCCGGAGATGCGCTCGACGGGCGAGGTCATGGGCTACGACGTGGACTTCCCGCGGGCCTTCGCCAAGTCGCAGGCCGGCGCCTACGGGGGCCTGCCGGGGGAGGGGACCCTGTTCGTGTCCGTGGCCGACCGGGACAAGCGGGCCATTGTGCTGCCGGTGGCGCGCCTGGCCGAGCTGGGCTTCACCATTCTGGCGACCACGGGCACCGCCCAGGTGCTGCGGCGCAACGGCATTCCGGCGACCGCGGTGCGCAAGGTCAGCGAGGGCGTGAGCGAGCGCGGGGAGATGACGATCGTGGGCCTGATCGAGTCCGGGGCCATCGACATGGTCGTCAACACCCCCAAGGGCCAGGGGGCCCGCGCCGACGGCTACTCCATCCGGGCGGCCACCACCAGCGCGGACAAGCCCATTATCACCACGGTCCAGGAGCTCCAGGCGGCCGTCCAGGCCCTGGAGGCGCAGCTGCGGGGCCCCTTCCGGGTCCGCAGCCTCCAGCAGCACGACGCCGACCGGGCGGCTCGCCGCGCCGAGCGGGGGGTGCGCGCATGA